The Cervus canadensis isolate Bull #8, Minnesota chromosome 29, ASM1932006v1, whole genome shotgun sequence genome includes a window with the following:
- the MYRF gene encoding myelin regulatory factor isoform X4, which produces MEVVDETEALQRFFEGHDINGALEPSNIDTSILEEYISKEDASDLCFPDISAPASAASYPHGQPAIPGSSGVHHLSPPGGGPSPGRHGALPPPSYSAPLNCNNNNGMGVAPKPFLGGSGPPIKAEPKAPYAPGTLPDSPPDSGSEAYSPQQVNDPHLLRTITPETLCHVGVPSRLEHPPPPPAHLPGPPPPPPPPPHYPVLQRDLYMKAEPPMPPYAAMGQGLVPTDLHHGQQSQMLHQLLQQHGAELPPHPSKKRKHSESPPNTLNAQMLNGMIKQEPGTVTALPPHPARAPSPPWPPQGPLSPGPGSLPLSIARVQTPPWHPPGAPSPGLLQDSDSLSGSYLDPNYQSIKWQPHQQNKWATLYDANYKELPMLTYRVDADKGFNFSVGDDAFVCQKKNHFQVTVYIGMLGEPKYVKTPEGLKPLDCFYLKLHGVKLEALNQSINIEQSQSDRSKRPFNPVTVNLPPEQVTKVTVGRLHFSETTANNMRKKGKPNPDQRYFMLVVALQAHAQNQNYTLAAQISERIIVRASNPGQFESDSEVLWQRAQVPDTVFHHGRVGINTDRPDEALVVHGNVKVMGSLMHPSDLRAKEHVQEVDTTEQLKRISRMRLVHYRYKPEFAATAGIEAAAPETGVIAQEVKEILPEAVKDTGDVVFANGKTIENFLVVNKERIFMENVGAVKELCKLTDNLETRIDELERWSHKLAKLRRLDSLKSTGSSGAFSHAGSQFSRAGSVPHKKRPPKVASKSSSVVPDQACISQRFLQGTIVALVVVMAFSVVSMSTLYVLSLRTEEDLVESDGRSSQNFGTTQLRQSPVTTGVLGPQPSLLLGTTGPTRSAPAPALRTLDLCSTRPCPVICCSSPSPTPSTDPSLGPSFNPSPGLSPSPSPPTNRSGPSQMALLPVTNIRAKSWGLSANGIGYFKHPKSSNPVASPVVPFPGGQGKAKNGPSLGLHGRGRRSAPEPGLSPAQPTQAQGQPDPVPSLTSIQVLENSMPITSQYCASEDACRPGNVTYHIPVSSSTPLHLRLTLQMNSSSPVSVVLCSLMSKEEPCEEGGFPQSLHAHQDTQGTSHQWPVTILSFRRFTYHFRVALLGQANCSAEAPVRPATDYYFHFYRLCD; this is translated from the exons GCCACGACATCAACGGCGCCCTGGAGCCCTCCAACATAGACACCAGCATCCTGGAGGAGTACATCAGCAAGGAGGATGCCTCTGACCT CTGCTTCCCTGACATCTCTGCTCCAGCCAGTGCGGCCTCCTACCCCCACGGGCAGCCAGCGATCCCCGGCTCCAGCGGGGTCCACCACCTGAGCCCCCCGGGGGGCGGACCCTCCCCGGGGCGCCATGGGGCCCTCCCACCCCCGAGCTACAGCGCCCCGCTCAACTGCAACAACAACAACGGCATGGGTGTTGCTCCCAAGCCTTTCCTGGGGGGTTCTGGGCCCCCCATCAAGGCAGAGCCCAAGGCTCCCTATGCCCCCGG CACCCTGCCAGACTCCCCCCCAGACTCGGGCTCCGAGGCCTACTCCCCCCAGCAGGTGAATG ACCCCCATCTCCTGCGCACCATTACCCCCGAGACCCTCTGCCACGTGGGCGTGCCCTCCCGCCTGGAGCAcccgcccccacctccagcccaccTGCCAggccccccgccacccccgccgcccccaccgCACTACCCCGTCCTGCAGCGGGACCTGTACATGAAGGCCGAGCCTCCGATGCCCCCCTACGCCGCCATGGGGCAGGGGCTGGTGCCCACCGACCTCCACCACGGCCAGCAGTCCCAGATGCTCCACCAGCTGCTCCAGCAACACGGAGCTGA gctccccccacacccctccaAGAAGAGGAAGCACTCGGAATCACCTCCCAACACCCTCAACGCCCAGATGCTGAACGGAATGATCAAACAGGAGCCCGGGACTGTGACAGCCCTGCCCCCGCACCCAGCGCgagccccttccccaccctggcCTCCCCAGGGCCCGCTCTCACCCGGGCCTGGCTCCCTGCCCCTCAGCATTGCCCGGGTCCAGACGCCCCCTTGGCACCCACCAGGTGCCCCCTCACCAG gtctcctgcaggacAGTGACAGCCTCAGCGGCTCCTACCTGGACCCCAACTACCAGTCCATCAAGTGGCAACCACATCAGCAGAACAAGTGGGCAACACTGTACGACGCGAACTACAAGGAGCT GCCCATGCTCACCTACCGCGTGGACGCCGACAAGGGCTTCAACTTCTCGGTGGGCGACGACGCCTTCGTGTGCCAGAAGAAGAACCACTTCCAGGTGACGGTGTACATCGGCATGCTGGGCGAGCCCAAGTACGTCAAGACGCCTGAAGGCCTCAAGCCCCTGGACTGCTTCTACCTGAAGCTGCACGGAGTAAAG CTGGAGGCCCTGAACCAGTCCATCAACATCGAGCAGTCGCAGTCGGACCGAAGCAAGCGGCCCTTCAACCCCGTCAC GGTCAATCTGCCCCCCGAACAGGTCACGAAGGTGACTGTGGGGAGGCTGCACTTCAGCGAGACCACCGCCAACAACATGCGCAAGAAGGGCAAACCCAACCCCGACCAGAG GTACTTCATGCTGGTGGTGGCCCTCCAGGCCCACGCACAAAATCAGAACTACACGCTGGCCGCCCAGATCTCAGAGCGCATCATCGTCCGG GCCTCCAATCCAGGCCAGTTTGAGAGTGACAGCGAGGTGCTGTGGCAGCGGGCGCAGGTGCCGGACACGGTCTTCCACCATGGCCGTGTGGGCATTAACACGGACCGGCCGGATGAGGCGCTGGTGGTGCATGGCAACGTCAAGGTCATGGGCTCGCTCATGCACCCCTCTGACCTGCGGGCCAAGGAGCACGtgcaggag GTGGACACCACGGAGCAGCTGAAGAGGATTTCGCGCATGCGGCTGGTGCACTACAGGTACAAGCCGGAGTTTGCCGCCACTGCCGGCATCGAGGCCGCGGCGCCAGAAACCG GTGTCATCGCTCAGGAGGTGAAGGAGATCCTGCCCGAGGCCGTGAAGGACACGGGAGATGTGGTCTTTGCCAATGGGAAAACCATAGAGAACTTCCTGGTGGTGAACAAG GAGCGCATCTTCATGGAGAACGTGGGTGCCGTGAAGGAGCTGTGCAAACTGACAGACAACCTGGAGACGCGCATCGACGAGCTGGAGCGCTGGAGCCACAAGCTGGCCAAGCTGCGGCGTCTCGACAGCCTCAAGTCCACTGGCAGCTCGGGCGCCTTCAG CCATGCAGGGAGCCAGTTCAGCCGGGCGGGCAGCGTCCCCCACAAGAAGAGGCCCCCCAAGGTGGCCAGCAAG TCATCATCTGTGGTCCCAGACCAGGCCTGCATCAGCCAGCGCTTCCTGCAGGGAACCATCGTGGCCCTGGTGGTGGTCATGGCCTTCAG CGTGGTGTCCATGTCCACACTCTACGTGCTGAGCCTGCGCACTGAGGAGGACCTGGTGGAAAGTGATGG CAGGTCCAGCCAGAACTTTGGGACCACTCAGCTCCGACAGTCCCCCGTGACCACTGGGGTGCTGGGCCCGCAGCCCTCTCTGCTGCTGG GTACCACCGGCCCGACCCGCTCAGCCCCAGCTCCAGCACTCCGCACCTTGGACCTGTGTTCTACCCGCCCCTGCCCGGTCATCTGCTGCTCCTCGCCCAGCCCTACCCCCTCCACCGACCCCAGTCTGGGCCCCAGCTTTAATCCCAGTCCTGGTCTCAGCCCTAGTCCCAGCCCCCCCACCAACCGCTCAG GCCCCAGCCAGATGGCCCTTCTGCCGGTCACCAACATCAGAGCCAAGTCCTGGGGCCTGTCAGCCAATGGCATTGGCTACTTCAAGCATCCAAAGAGCTCGAACCCCGTGGCCAGCCCTGTGGTCCCCTTCCCTGGGGGCCAGGGCAAAGCCAAGAACGGCCCCAGCCTTGGTCTCCATGGCCGGGGCCGCCGATCGGCTCCTGAGCCTGGCCTGAGCCCTGCTCAGCCCACTCAGGCCCAGGGTCAGCCAG ACCCAGTGCCATCCCTGACCTCCATCCAGGTGCTGGAGAATTCGATGCCCATTACTTCCCAGTACTGCGCTTCAGAGGATGCCTGCAG GCCTGGAAACGTCACCTACCACATCCCCGTCAGCAGCAGCACCCCCCTGCACCTCCGCCTGACCCTGCAGATGAA CTCCTCGTCCCCCGTGTCCGTGGTGCTGTGCAGCCTGATGTCAAAGGAGGAGCCGTGCGAAGAGGGGGGCTTTCCACAGAGCCTTCACGCCCATCAGGACACCCAG ggcaCCTCCCACCAGTGGCCAGTAACCATCCTGTCCTTCCGCAGATTCACCTACCACTTCCGGGTGGCATTGCTG GGTCAGGCCAACTGCAGCGCGGAGGCCCCGGTCCGGCCGGCCACGGACTACTACTTCCACTTCTACCGCCTGTGTGACTGA
- the MYRF gene encoding myelin regulatory factor isoform X2 codes for MEVVDETEALQRFFEGHDINGALEPSNIDTSILEEYISKEDASDLCFPDISAPASAASYPHGQPAIPGSSGVHHLSPPGGGPSPGRHGALPPPSYSAPLNCNNNNGMGVAPKPFLGGSGPPIKAEPKAPYAPGTLPDSPPDSGSEAYSPQQVNDPHLLRTITPETLCHVGVPSRLEHPPPPPAHLPGPPPPPPPPPHYPVLQRDLYMKAEPPMPPYAAMGQGLVPTDLHHGQQSQMLHQLLQQHGAELPPHPSKKRKHSESPPNTLNAQMLNGMIKQEPGTVTALPPHPARAPSPPWPPQGPLSPGPGSLPLSIARVQTPPWHPPGAPSPGLLQDSDSLSGSYLDPNYQSIKWQPHQQNKWATLYDANYKELPMLTYRVDADKGFNFSVGDDAFVCQKKNHFQVTVYIGMLGEPKYVKTPEGLKPLDCFYLKLHGVKLEALNQSINIEQSQSDRSKRPFNPVTVNLPPEQVTKVTVGRLHFSETTANNMRKKGKPNPDQRYFMLVVALQAHAQNQNYTLAAQISERIIVRASNPGQFESDSEVLWQRAQVPDTVFHHGRVGINTDRPDEALVVHGNVKVMGSLMHPSDLRAKEHVQEVDTTEQLKRISRMRLVHYRYKPEFAATAGIEAAAPETGVIAQEVKEILPEAVKDTGDVVFANGKTIENFLVVNKERIFMENVGAVKELCKLTDNLETRIDELERWSHKLAKLRRLDSLKSTGSSGAFSHAGSQFSRAGSVPHKKRPPKVASKSSSVVPDQACISQRFLQGTIVALVVVMAFSVVSMSTLYVLSLRTEEDLVESDGSFAVSTSCLLALLRPQHPGGSEAMCPCRSSQNFGTTQLRQSPVTTGVLGPQPSLLLGTTGPTRSAPAPALRTLDLCSTRPCPVICCSSPSPTPSTDPSLGPSFNPSPGLSPSPSPPTNRSGPSQMALLPVTNIRAKSWGLSANGIGYFKHPKSSNPVASPVVPFPGGQGKAKNGPSLGLHGRGRRSAPEPGLSPAQPTQAQGQPDPVPSLTSIQVLENSMPITSQYCASEDACRPGNVTYHIPVSSSTPLHLRLTLQMNSSSPVSVVLCSLMSKEEPCEEGGFPQSLHAHQDTQGTSHQWPVTILSFRRFTYHFRVALLGQANCSAEAPVRPATDYYFHFYRLCD; via the exons GCCACGACATCAACGGCGCCCTGGAGCCCTCCAACATAGACACCAGCATCCTGGAGGAGTACATCAGCAAGGAGGATGCCTCTGACCT CTGCTTCCCTGACATCTCTGCTCCAGCCAGTGCGGCCTCCTACCCCCACGGGCAGCCAGCGATCCCCGGCTCCAGCGGGGTCCACCACCTGAGCCCCCCGGGGGGCGGACCCTCCCCGGGGCGCCATGGGGCCCTCCCACCCCCGAGCTACAGCGCCCCGCTCAACTGCAACAACAACAACGGCATGGGTGTTGCTCCCAAGCCTTTCCTGGGGGGTTCTGGGCCCCCCATCAAGGCAGAGCCCAAGGCTCCCTATGCCCCCGG CACCCTGCCAGACTCCCCCCCAGACTCGGGCTCCGAGGCCTACTCCCCCCAGCAGGTGAATG ACCCCCATCTCCTGCGCACCATTACCCCCGAGACCCTCTGCCACGTGGGCGTGCCCTCCCGCCTGGAGCAcccgcccccacctccagcccaccTGCCAggccccccgccacccccgccgcccccaccgCACTACCCCGTCCTGCAGCGGGACCTGTACATGAAGGCCGAGCCTCCGATGCCCCCCTACGCCGCCATGGGGCAGGGGCTGGTGCCCACCGACCTCCACCACGGCCAGCAGTCCCAGATGCTCCACCAGCTGCTCCAGCAACACGGAGCTGA gctccccccacacccctccaAGAAGAGGAAGCACTCGGAATCACCTCCCAACACCCTCAACGCCCAGATGCTGAACGGAATGATCAAACAGGAGCCCGGGACTGTGACAGCCCTGCCCCCGCACCCAGCGCgagccccttccccaccctggcCTCCCCAGGGCCCGCTCTCACCCGGGCCTGGCTCCCTGCCCCTCAGCATTGCCCGGGTCCAGACGCCCCCTTGGCACCCACCAGGTGCCCCCTCACCAG gtctcctgcaggacAGTGACAGCCTCAGCGGCTCCTACCTGGACCCCAACTACCAGTCCATCAAGTGGCAACCACATCAGCAGAACAAGTGGGCAACACTGTACGACGCGAACTACAAGGAGCT GCCCATGCTCACCTACCGCGTGGACGCCGACAAGGGCTTCAACTTCTCGGTGGGCGACGACGCCTTCGTGTGCCAGAAGAAGAACCACTTCCAGGTGACGGTGTACATCGGCATGCTGGGCGAGCCCAAGTACGTCAAGACGCCTGAAGGCCTCAAGCCCCTGGACTGCTTCTACCTGAAGCTGCACGGAGTAAAG CTGGAGGCCCTGAACCAGTCCATCAACATCGAGCAGTCGCAGTCGGACCGAAGCAAGCGGCCCTTCAACCCCGTCAC GGTCAATCTGCCCCCCGAACAGGTCACGAAGGTGACTGTGGGGAGGCTGCACTTCAGCGAGACCACCGCCAACAACATGCGCAAGAAGGGCAAACCCAACCCCGACCAGAG GTACTTCATGCTGGTGGTGGCCCTCCAGGCCCACGCACAAAATCAGAACTACACGCTGGCCGCCCAGATCTCAGAGCGCATCATCGTCCGG GCCTCCAATCCAGGCCAGTTTGAGAGTGACAGCGAGGTGCTGTGGCAGCGGGCGCAGGTGCCGGACACGGTCTTCCACCATGGCCGTGTGGGCATTAACACGGACCGGCCGGATGAGGCGCTGGTGGTGCATGGCAACGTCAAGGTCATGGGCTCGCTCATGCACCCCTCTGACCTGCGGGCCAAGGAGCACGtgcaggag GTGGACACCACGGAGCAGCTGAAGAGGATTTCGCGCATGCGGCTGGTGCACTACAGGTACAAGCCGGAGTTTGCCGCCACTGCCGGCATCGAGGCCGCGGCGCCAGAAACCG GTGTCATCGCTCAGGAGGTGAAGGAGATCCTGCCCGAGGCCGTGAAGGACACGGGAGATGTGGTCTTTGCCAATGGGAAAACCATAGAGAACTTCCTGGTGGTGAACAAG GAGCGCATCTTCATGGAGAACGTGGGTGCCGTGAAGGAGCTGTGCAAACTGACAGACAACCTGGAGACGCGCATCGACGAGCTGGAGCGCTGGAGCCACAAGCTGGCCAAGCTGCGGCGTCTCGACAGCCTCAAGTCCACTGGCAGCTCGGGCGCCTTCAG CCATGCAGGGAGCCAGTTCAGCCGGGCGGGCAGCGTCCCCCACAAGAAGAGGCCCCCCAAGGTGGCCAGCAAG TCATCATCTGTGGTCCCAGACCAGGCCTGCATCAGCCAGCGCTTCCTGCAGGGAACCATCGTGGCCCTGGTGGTGGTCATGGCCTTCAG CGTGGTGTCCATGTCCACACTCTACGTGCTGAGCCTGCGCACTGAGGAGGACCTGGTGGAAAGTGATGG CTCTTTTGCCGTGTCTACTTCCTGTCTTCTGGCCCTGCTCCGGCCCCAGCACCCTGGGGGGAGTGAGGCCATGTGCCCATG CAGGTCCAGCCAGAACTTTGGGACCACTCAGCTCCGACAGTCCCCCGTGACCACTGGGGTGCTGGGCCCGCAGCCCTCTCTGCTGCTGG GTACCACCGGCCCGACCCGCTCAGCCCCAGCTCCAGCACTCCGCACCTTGGACCTGTGTTCTACCCGCCCCTGCCCGGTCATCTGCTGCTCCTCGCCCAGCCCTACCCCCTCCACCGACCCCAGTCTGGGCCCCAGCTTTAATCCCAGTCCTGGTCTCAGCCCTAGTCCCAGCCCCCCCACCAACCGCTCAG GCCCCAGCCAGATGGCCCTTCTGCCGGTCACCAACATCAGAGCCAAGTCCTGGGGCCTGTCAGCCAATGGCATTGGCTACTTCAAGCATCCAAAGAGCTCGAACCCCGTGGCCAGCCCTGTGGTCCCCTTCCCTGGGGGCCAGGGCAAAGCCAAGAACGGCCCCAGCCTTGGTCTCCATGGCCGGGGCCGCCGATCGGCTCCTGAGCCTGGCCTGAGCCCTGCTCAGCCCACTCAGGCCCAGGGTCAGCCAG ACCCAGTGCCATCCCTGACCTCCATCCAGGTGCTGGAGAATTCGATGCCCATTACTTCCCAGTACTGCGCTTCAGAGGATGCCTGCAG GCCTGGAAACGTCACCTACCACATCCCCGTCAGCAGCAGCACCCCCCTGCACCTCCGCCTGACCCTGCAGATGAA CTCCTCGTCCCCCGTGTCCGTGGTGCTGTGCAGCCTGATGTCAAAGGAGGAGCCGTGCGAAGAGGGGGGCTTTCCACAGAGCCTTCACGCCCATCAGGACACCCAG ggcaCCTCCCACCAGTGGCCAGTAACCATCCTGTCCTTCCGCAGATTCACCTACCACTTCCGGGTGGCATTGCTG GGTCAGGCCAACTGCAGCGCGGAGGCCCCGGTCCGGCCGGCCACGGACTACTACTTCCACTTCTACCGCCTGTGTGACTGA
- the MYRF gene encoding myelin regulatory factor isoform X1, producing the protein MEVVDETEALQRFFEGHDINGALEPSNIDTSILEEYISKEDASDLCFPDISAPASAASYPHGQPAIPGSSGVHHLSPPGGGPSPGRHGALPPPSYSAPLNCNNNNGMGVAPKPFLGGSGPPIKAEPKAPYAPGTLPDSPPDSGSEAYSPQQVNDPHLLRTITPETLCHVGVPSRLEHPPPPPAHLPGPPPPPPPPPHYPVLQRDLYMKAEPPMPPYAAMGQGLVPTDLHHGQQSQMLHQLLQQHGAELPPHPSKKRKHSESPPNTLNAQMLNGMIKQEPGTVTALPPHPARAPSPPWPPQGPLSPGPGSLPLSIARVQTPPWHPPGAPSPGLLQDSDSLSGSYLDPNYQSIKWQPHQQNKWATLYDANYKELPMLTYRVDADKGFNFSVGDDAFVCQKKNHFQVTVYIGMLGEPKYVKTPEGLKPLDCFYLKLHGVKLEALNQSINIEQSQSDRSKRPFNPVTVNLPPEQVTKVTVGRLHFSETTANNMRKKGKPNPDQRYFMLVVALQAHAQNQNYTLAAQISERIIVRASNPGQFESDSEVLWQRAQVPDTVFHHGRVGINTDRPDEALVVHGNVKVMGSLMHPSDLRAKEHVQEVDTTEQLKRISRMRLVHYRYKPEFAATAGIEAAAPETGVIAQEVKEILPEAVKDTGDVVFANGKTIENFLVVNKERIFMENVGAVKELCKLTDNLETRIDELERWSHKLAKLRRLDSLKSTGSSGAFSHAGSQFSRAGSVPHKKRPPKVASKSSSVVPDQACISQRFLQGTIVALVVVMAFSVVSMSTLYVLSLRTEEDLVESDGSFAVSTSCLLALLRPQHPGGSEAMCPWSSQNFGTTQLRQSPVTTGVLGPQPSLLLGTTGPTRSAPAPALRTLDLCSTRPCPVICCSSPSPTPSTDPSLGPSFNPSPGLSPSPSPPTNRSGPSQMALLPVTNIRAKSWGLSANGIGYFKHPKSSNPVASPVVPFPGGQGKAKNGPSLGLHGRGRRSAPEPGLSPAQPTQAQGQPASLLADPVPSLTSIQVLENSMPITSQYCASEDACRPGNVTYHIPVSSSTPLHLRLTLQMNSSSPVSVVLCSLMSKEEPCEEGGFPQSLHAHQDTQGTSHQWPVTILSFRRFTYHFRVALLGQANCSAEAPVRPATDYYFHFYRLCD; encoded by the exons GCCACGACATCAACGGCGCCCTGGAGCCCTCCAACATAGACACCAGCATCCTGGAGGAGTACATCAGCAAGGAGGATGCCTCTGACCT CTGCTTCCCTGACATCTCTGCTCCAGCCAGTGCGGCCTCCTACCCCCACGGGCAGCCAGCGATCCCCGGCTCCAGCGGGGTCCACCACCTGAGCCCCCCGGGGGGCGGACCCTCCCCGGGGCGCCATGGGGCCCTCCCACCCCCGAGCTACAGCGCCCCGCTCAACTGCAACAACAACAACGGCATGGGTGTTGCTCCCAAGCCTTTCCTGGGGGGTTCTGGGCCCCCCATCAAGGCAGAGCCCAAGGCTCCCTATGCCCCCGG CACCCTGCCAGACTCCCCCCCAGACTCGGGCTCCGAGGCCTACTCCCCCCAGCAGGTGAATG ACCCCCATCTCCTGCGCACCATTACCCCCGAGACCCTCTGCCACGTGGGCGTGCCCTCCCGCCTGGAGCAcccgcccccacctccagcccaccTGCCAggccccccgccacccccgccgcccccaccgCACTACCCCGTCCTGCAGCGGGACCTGTACATGAAGGCCGAGCCTCCGATGCCCCCCTACGCCGCCATGGGGCAGGGGCTGGTGCCCACCGACCTCCACCACGGCCAGCAGTCCCAGATGCTCCACCAGCTGCTCCAGCAACACGGAGCTGA gctccccccacacccctccaAGAAGAGGAAGCACTCGGAATCACCTCCCAACACCCTCAACGCCCAGATGCTGAACGGAATGATCAAACAGGAGCCCGGGACTGTGACAGCCCTGCCCCCGCACCCAGCGCgagccccttccccaccctggcCTCCCCAGGGCCCGCTCTCACCCGGGCCTGGCTCCCTGCCCCTCAGCATTGCCCGGGTCCAGACGCCCCCTTGGCACCCACCAGGTGCCCCCTCACCAG gtctcctgcaggacAGTGACAGCCTCAGCGGCTCCTACCTGGACCCCAACTACCAGTCCATCAAGTGGCAACCACATCAGCAGAACAAGTGGGCAACACTGTACGACGCGAACTACAAGGAGCT GCCCATGCTCACCTACCGCGTGGACGCCGACAAGGGCTTCAACTTCTCGGTGGGCGACGACGCCTTCGTGTGCCAGAAGAAGAACCACTTCCAGGTGACGGTGTACATCGGCATGCTGGGCGAGCCCAAGTACGTCAAGACGCCTGAAGGCCTCAAGCCCCTGGACTGCTTCTACCTGAAGCTGCACGGAGTAAAG CTGGAGGCCCTGAACCAGTCCATCAACATCGAGCAGTCGCAGTCGGACCGAAGCAAGCGGCCCTTCAACCCCGTCAC GGTCAATCTGCCCCCCGAACAGGTCACGAAGGTGACTGTGGGGAGGCTGCACTTCAGCGAGACCACCGCCAACAACATGCGCAAGAAGGGCAAACCCAACCCCGACCAGAG GTACTTCATGCTGGTGGTGGCCCTCCAGGCCCACGCACAAAATCAGAACTACACGCTGGCCGCCCAGATCTCAGAGCGCATCATCGTCCGG GCCTCCAATCCAGGCCAGTTTGAGAGTGACAGCGAGGTGCTGTGGCAGCGGGCGCAGGTGCCGGACACGGTCTTCCACCATGGCCGTGTGGGCATTAACACGGACCGGCCGGATGAGGCGCTGGTGGTGCATGGCAACGTCAAGGTCATGGGCTCGCTCATGCACCCCTCTGACCTGCGGGCCAAGGAGCACGtgcaggag GTGGACACCACGGAGCAGCTGAAGAGGATTTCGCGCATGCGGCTGGTGCACTACAGGTACAAGCCGGAGTTTGCCGCCACTGCCGGCATCGAGGCCGCGGCGCCAGAAACCG GTGTCATCGCTCAGGAGGTGAAGGAGATCCTGCCCGAGGCCGTGAAGGACACGGGAGATGTGGTCTTTGCCAATGGGAAAACCATAGAGAACTTCCTGGTGGTGAACAAG GAGCGCATCTTCATGGAGAACGTGGGTGCCGTGAAGGAGCTGTGCAAACTGACAGACAACCTGGAGACGCGCATCGACGAGCTGGAGCGCTGGAGCCACAAGCTGGCCAAGCTGCGGCGTCTCGACAGCCTCAAGTCCACTGGCAGCTCGGGCGCCTTCAG CCATGCAGGGAGCCAGTTCAGCCGGGCGGGCAGCGTCCCCCACAAGAAGAGGCCCCCCAAGGTGGCCAGCAAG TCATCATCTGTGGTCCCAGACCAGGCCTGCATCAGCCAGCGCTTCCTGCAGGGAACCATCGTGGCCCTGGTGGTGGTCATGGCCTTCAG CGTGGTGTCCATGTCCACACTCTACGTGCTGAGCCTGCGCACTGAGGAGGACCTGGTGGAAAGTGATGG CTCTTTTGCCGTGTCTACTTCCTGTCTTCTGGCCCTGCTCCGGCCCCAGCACCCTGGGGGGAGTGAGGCCATGTGCCCATG GTCCAGCCAGAACTTTGGGACCACTCAGCTCCGACAGTCCCCCGTGACCACTGGGGTGCTGGGCCCGCAGCCCTCTCTGCTGCTGG GTACCACCGGCCCGACCCGCTCAGCCCCAGCTCCAGCACTCCGCACCTTGGACCTGTGTTCTACCCGCCCCTGCCCGGTCATCTGCTGCTCCTCGCCCAGCCCTACCCCCTCCACCGACCCCAGTCTGGGCCCCAGCTTTAATCCCAGTCCTGGTCTCAGCCCTAGTCCCAGCCCCCCCACCAACCGCTCAG GCCCCAGCCAGATGGCCCTTCTGCCGGTCACCAACATCAGAGCCAAGTCCTGGGGCCTGTCAGCCAATGGCATTGGCTACTTCAAGCATCCAAAGAGCTCGAACCCCGTGGCCAGCCCTGTGGTCCCCTTCCCTGGGGGCCAGGGCAAAGCCAAGAACGGCCCCAGCCTTGGTCTCCATGGCCGGGGCCGCCGATCGGCTCCTGAGCCTGGCCTGAGCCCTGCTCAGCCCACTCAGGCCCAGGGTCAGCCAG CCTCTCTCCTTGCAGACCCAGTGCCATCCCTGACCTCCATCCAGGTGCTGGAGAATTCGATGCCCATTACTTCCCAGTACTGCGCTTCAGAGGATGCCTGCAG GCCTGGAAACGTCACCTACCACATCCCCGTCAGCAGCAGCACCCCCCTGCACCTCCGCCTGACCCTGCAGATGAA CTCCTCGTCCCCCGTGTCCGTGGTGCTGTGCAGCCTGATGTCAAAGGAGGAGCCGTGCGAAGAGGGGGGCTTTCCACAGAGCCTTCACGCCCATCAGGACACCCAG ggcaCCTCCCACCAGTGGCCAGTAACCATCCTGTCCTTCCGCAGATTCACCTACCACTTCCGGGTGGCATTGCTG GGTCAGGCCAACTGCAGCGCGGAGGCCCCGGTCCGGCCGGCCACGGACTACTACTTCCACTTCTACCGCCTGTGTGACTGA